A window of Esox lucius isolate fEsoLuc1 chromosome 18, fEsoLuc1.pri, whole genome shotgun sequence contains these coding sequences:
- the tfap2d gene encoding transcription factor AP-2-delta isoform X2, whose product MQLGCLESVANSSVAYSSSSPLTAYPAAGTEFASPYFSTNHQYTPLHHQSFHYDFQHSHPAVGPEAYGLNSLHSGQYYQQIHHATHGDTDFINLHSARALKSSCLDEQQRRELGCLDAYRRHDLSLMTSHGGQYGMHHDQRLLPAAGLGLPPPGADDLQGSVEAQCGLVLNGQGGVIRRGGTCVVNPTDLFCSVPGRLSLLSSTSKYKVTIAEVKRRLSPPECLNASLLGGILRRAKSKNGGRCLREKLDRLGLNLPAGRRKAANVTLLTSLVEGEALHLARDFGYTCETEFPTKAVGEHLARQHNEPKETSARKKMVLATKQICKEFQDLLSQDRSPLGSSRPTHILDLDIQRHLTHFSLITHGFGTPAVCAALSTFQTVLSEMLNFLDKNSAAGNPGKTSGQESEKTGTVRKTSEPLNKDGKAEKTE is encoded by the exons ATGCAGCTCGGCTGCCTCGAGAGCGTTGCCAACTCCTCCGTGGCCTACAGCTCATCCTCGCCGCTCACAGCGTACCCTGCGGCGGGCACCGAGTTCGCATCGCCCTACTTTTCTACCAACCACCAGTATACCCCCCTACACCACCAGTCGTTCCACTATGACTTCCAGCACTCCCACCCCGCGGTGGGCCCGGAGGCGTATGGCCTCAACTCTCTCCACTCTGGGCAGTACTACCAGCAAATTCACCACGCGACCCACGGAGACACAGACTTCATCAACCTGCACAGTGCCCGTGCACTCAAATCCTCGTGTCTGGACGAGCAGCAGCGGCGCGAGCTGGGCTGCCTGGACGCCTACAGGCGCCATGACCTGTCTTTGATGACGTCACATGGCGGGCAGTACGGCATGCACCACGACCAGAGGCTGCTGCCGGCTGCTGGTCTAGGGCTCCCTCCCCCTGGGGCGGATGACCTGCAG GGCTCGGTGGAAGCACAATGCGGGCTCGTGCTGAACGGCCAAGGAGGTGTCATCCGAAGAG GAGGAACCTGCGTGGTGAACCCCACAGATCTGTTCTGCTCTGTCCCTGGGCGTCTGTCCCTGCTCAGCTCAACCTCCAAATATAAAGTCACCATCGCTGAGGTGAAGAGACGCCTCTCTCCCCCAGAGTGTCTCAATGCCTCATTACTAGGAGGAATTCTccgcag AGCCAAGTCTAAGAATGGTGGTCGTTGTCTGAGAGAGAAGTTAGATCGTCTGGGACTCAATCTGCCGGCTGGACGAAGGAAAGCTGCCAATGTCACACTGCTCACCTCGCTGGTAGAAG gtgagGCGCTCCATTTGGCCAGAGACTTTGGGTACACGTGTGAGACAGAGTTTCCTACTAAGGCTGTAGGGGAGCATCTGGCCCGGCAACACAACGAACCCAAGGAGACCAGCGCACGGAAGAAGATGGTGTTGGCCACAAa GCAGATCTGTAAGGAGTTCCAGGACCTGTTGAGTCAGGATCGCTCTCCTCTGGGCTCTTCTAGACCCACCCACATACTGGATCTGGACATACAAAGACATCTCACACActtcag CCTGATCACCCACGGCTTTGGCACTCCTGCTGTGTGTGCAGCTCTCAGCACCTTCCAGACTGTCCTCAGTGAGATGCTCAACTTCCTGGATAAAAATTCTGCTGCAGGGAACCCTGGGAAAACCTCTGGTCAGGAGTCAGAAAAGACCGGGACTGTCCGAAAAACTAGCGAACCCctgaataaagatggaaaagctGAAAAGACAGAGTAG
- the tfap2d gene encoding transcription factor AP-2-delta isoform X1 gives MSATFPGLVHDAEIRHDGSNSYRLMQLGCLESVANSSVAYSSSSPLTAYPAAGTEFASPYFSTNHQYTPLHHQSFHYDFQHSHPAVGPEAYGLNSLHSGQYYQQIHHATHGDTDFINLHSARALKSSCLDEQQRRELGCLDAYRRHDLSLMTSHGGQYGMHHDQRLLPAAGLGLPPPGADDLQGSVEAQCGLVLNGQGGVIRRGGTCVVNPTDLFCSVPGRLSLLSSTSKYKVTIAEVKRRLSPPECLNASLLGGILRRAKSKNGGRCLREKLDRLGLNLPAGRRKAANVTLLTSLVEGEALHLARDFGYTCETEFPTKAVGEHLARQHNEPKETSARKKMVLATKQICKEFQDLLSQDRSPLGSSRPTHILDLDIQRHLTHFSLITHGFGTPAVCAALSTFQTVLSEMLNFLDKNSAAGNPGKTSGQESEKTGTVRKTSEPLNKDGKAEKTE, from the exons ATGTCAGCCACGTTCCCGGGTCTGGTCCATGATGCCGAG ATACGTCATGACGGGTCCAACAGTTACCGTCTGATGCAGCTCGGCTGCCTCGAGAGCGTTGCCAACTCCTCCGTGGCCTACAGCTCATCCTCGCCGCTCACAGCGTACCCTGCGGCGGGCACCGAGTTCGCATCGCCCTACTTTTCTACCAACCACCAGTATACCCCCCTACACCACCAGTCGTTCCACTATGACTTCCAGCACTCCCACCCCGCGGTGGGCCCGGAGGCGTATGGCCTCAACTCTCTCCACTCTGGGCAGTACTACCAGCAAATTCACCACGCGACCCACGGAGACACAGACTTCATCAACCTGCACAGTGCCCGTGCACTCAAATCCTCGTGTCTGGACGAGCAGCAGCGGCGCGAGCTGGGCTGCCTGGACGCCTACAGGCGCCATGACCTGTCTTTGATGACGTCACATGGCGGGCAGTACGGCATGCACCACGACCAGAGGCTGCTGCCGGCTGCTGGTCTAGGGCTCCCTCCCCCTGGGGCGGATGACCTGCAG GGCTCGGTGGAAGCACAATGCGGGCTCGTGCTGAACGGCCAAGGAGGTGTCATCCGAAGAG GAGGAACCTGCGTGGTGAACCCCACAGATCTGTTCTGCTCTGTCCCTGGGCGTCTGTCCCTGCTCAGCTCAACCTCCAAATATAAAGTCACCATCGCTGAGGTGAAGAGACGCCTCTCTCCCCCAGAGTGTCTCAATGCCTCATTACTAGGAGGAATTCTccgcag AGCCAAGTCTAAGAATGGTGGTCGTTGTCTGAGAGAGAAGTTAGATCGTCTGGGACTCAATCTGCCGGCTGGACGAAGGAAAGCTGCCAATGTCACACTGCTCACCTCGCTGGTAGAAG gtgagGCGCTCCATTTGGCCAGAGACTTTGGGTACACGTGTGAGACAGAGTTTCCTACTAAGGCTGTAGGGGAGCATCTGGCCCGGCAACACAACGAACCCAAGGAGACCAGCGCACGGAAGAAGATGGTGTTGGCCACAAa GCAGATCTGTAAGGAGTTCCAGGACCTGTTGAGTCAGGATCGCTCTCCTCTGGGCTCTTCTAGACCCACCCACATACTGGATCTGGACATACAAAGACATCTCACACActtcag CCTGATCACCCACGGCTTTGGCACTCCTGCTGTGTGTGCAGCTCTCAGCACCTTCCAGACTGTCCTCAGTGAGATGCTCAACTTCCTGGATAAAAATTCTGCTGCAGGGAACCCTGGGAAAACCTCTGGTCAGGAGTCAGAAAAGACCGGGACTGTCCGAAAAACTAGCGAACCCctgaataaagatggaaaagctGAAAAGACAGAGTAG